From Actinopolyspora lacussalsi, a single genomic window includes:
- a CDS encoding multicomponent Na+:H+ antiporter subunit E (product_source=KO:K05569; cog=COG1863; ko=KO:K05569; pfam=PF01899; transmembrane_helix_parts=Inside_1_32,TMhelix_33_50,Outside_51_53,TMhelix_54_76,Inside_77_204) — MVDPEPRHRHRRRRGGEHVISRRHPVGRAVRRLPLLGWLVLVWLLLWGTYDFGTIFFGIVVGLLVIGFFPAPPIATDIRLRPLRAGQLGLFLAWDLVVSTGRVAFEAVVRGPRVRASIVAVTLVTDSDHLMAMVANAVSLAPGNFVLQIDRANRICYVYALGAGENATERVRREVLGWERRVVRAVGTGEQVRLVDRNHRSEVG; from the coding sequence GTGGTTGATCCCGAACCGCGCCATCGGCACCGGCGCCGCCGTGGCGGCGAGCACGTGATCAGCAGACGGCACCCGGTCGGGAGAGCCGTCCGCAGGTTGCCGTTGCTGGGCTGGCTGGTGCTGGTCTGGTTGCTGCTCTGGGGGACCTACGATTTCGGCACGATCTTCTTCGGGATCGTGGTGGGGCTGCTCGTCATCGGGTTCTTCCCGGCACCGCCGATCGCCACCGACATCCGGCTGCGTCCGCTGCGCGCCGGTCAGCTCGGGCTCTTCCTGGCATGGGATCTGGTGGTCTCCACGGGGCGAGTGGCTTTCGAGGCGGTCGTGCGGGGACCTCGGGTACGGGCGTCGATCGTGGCGGTGACGCTGGTCACCGACTCGGATCACCTGATGGCCATGGTGGCCAACGCGGTTTCGCTCGCCCCCGGCAATTTCGTGTTGCAGATCGATCGGGCCAACCGGATCTGTTACGTCTACGCGCTCGGTGCCGGTGAGAACGCCACCGAGCGGGTGCGACGTGAAGTGCTCGGCTGGGAGCGTCGAGTGGTTCGCGCGGTGGGAACGGGCGAGCAGGTGCGGTTGGTGGATCGGAATCATCGGTCGGAGGTCGGATGA
- a CDS encoding multicomponent Na+:H+ antiporter subunit D (product_source=KO:K05568; cog=COG0651; ko=KO:K05568; pfam=PF00361; transmembrane_helix_parts=Outside_1_3,TMhelix_4_26,Inside_27_30,TMhelix_31_53,Outside_54_72,TMhelix_73_95,Inside_96_106,TMhelix_107_129,Outside_130_132,TMhelix_133_152,Inside_153_164,TMhelix_165_187,Outside_188_209,TMhelix_210_232,Inside_233_238,TMhelix_239_261,Outside_262_270,TMhelix_271_293,Inside_294_299,TMhelix_300_322,Outside_323_325,TMhelix_326_348,Inside_349_367,TMhelix_368_390,Outside_391_404,TMhelix_405_427,Inside_428_511), whose protein sequence is MSELVAVPVLLPLAAAGLSMAFGRFADVQRLLGLLVLGVIVVDAAVLLYFADVHGPLVLHLGGWAAPVGIALVADRLAALLLLISVVVMFAVLLYSIGQRITDYGRGTASTTFHPIYLVLCSGVSLAYLTGDLFNLFVAFEIMLASSYVLINRRTTASRVRAGMTYTIVSLSSSVLFLTMIGLVYAATGTVNLADLALEMGQLPPAPVRALALLMVIVFGVKSAMVPLHFWLPDSYPNAPAPITAILAALLTKVGIYAMIRTQILVFEREPSWPLMLTLAMATMIVGALGALAQNDLNRMLSFLLVSHIGFMLFGLGVYDIAGLTGVILYIVHHITVQATLFLVSGLITRYTGTVALSRMGGLAKISPLVAVLFAVPALSLAGVPPFSGFVAKLALLRSGIGVGTVWGYVATGVVVLTSLLTLYAVARVWSRAFWGQVREPEGDPDPTDELVVGTGDTSPGMVQATGVLVLSTVLVAALAGPLAEVSQRAATDLITGEAYRTAVLGGDSGG, encoded by the coding sequence GTGAGCGAACTGGTAGCCGTCCCGGTGCTGCTTCCGCTGGCGGCGGCCGGACTGTCCATGGCGTTCGGACGGTTCGCCGACGTGCAACGCCTGCTCGGGCTGCTGGTACTCGGCGTGATCGTCGTGGACGCGGCGGTGCTGCTGTACTTCGCCGATGTGCACGGACCGCTGGTGCTGCACCTCGGCGGTTGGGCCGCTCCGGTGGGGATCGCGCTCGTGGCCGACCGGCTGGCCGCGCTGCTGCTGCTGATCAGCGTGGTCGTGATGTTCGCGGTGCTGCTGTACTCCATCGGCCAGCGCATCACCGACTACGGGCGCGGAACCGCCAGCACCACCTTCCACCCCATCTACCTGGTGCTGTGTTCGGGAGTCTCACTGGCCTACTTGACCGGTGACCTGTTCAACCTGTTCGTGGCGTTCGAGATCATGCTCGCCTCCTCCTACGTGCTGATCAACCGGCGAACCACCGCGAGCCGGGTGCGGGCTGGGATGACCTACACGATCGTGAGCCTGTCCTCCTCGGTGCTGTTCCTGACCATGATCGGGCTGGTCTACGCCGCCACCGGCACGGTGAACCTGGCCGACCTCGCCCTGGAGATGGGGCAACTGCCGCCCGCGCCGGTGCGCGCACTCGCGCTGCTGATGGTCATCGTGTTCGGCGTCAAGTCGGCCATGGTTCCGCTGCACTTCTGGCTGCCGGACAGCTACCCCAACGCGCCCGCGCCGATCACCGCCATCCTCGCCGCGTTGCTGACCAAGGTCGGTATCTACGCCATGATCCGCACCCAGATCCTGGTCTTCGAACGCGAGCCGAGCTGGCCGCTGATGCTCACGCTGGCGATGGCGACGATGATCGTCGGCGCGCTCGGCGCGCTCGCGCAGAACGACCTCAACCGGATGCTGTCGTTCCTGCTCGTGAGCCACATCGGGTTCATGCTGTTCGGGCTCGGCGTCTACGACATCGCCGGGCTGACCGGGGTGATCCTCTACATCGTGCACCACATCACGGTGCAGGCCACGCTGTTCCTGGTCAGTGGTCTCATCACCCGCTACACCGGAACGGTCGCGCTGAGCAGGATGGGTGGTCTGGCCAAGATATCCCCGCTGGTGGCCGTGCTGTTCGCCGTGCCCGCGTTGAGCCTGGCCGGCGTGCCACCGTTCTCGGGCTTCGTCGCCAAGCTCGCGTTGCTGCGGTCCGGGATCGGGGTCGGCACGGTCTGGGGCTACGTTGCCACCGGAGTCGTGGTGTTGACCAGCCTGCTCACGCTCTACGCGGTGGCCCGGGTGTGGAGCCGGGCCTTCTGGGGCCAGGTGCGTGAGCCGGAGGGCGATCCCGACCCCACCGATGAGCTCGTCGTCGGTACCGGTGACACCTCGCCGGGGATGGTGCAGGCCACCGGGGTGCTGGTGCTGTCCACCGTGCTCGTCGCGGCACTCGCCGGGCCGCTCGCCGAGGTCAGCCAACGTGCCGCCACCGACCTGATCACCGGGGAGGCGTACCGCACGGCGGTGTTGGGAGGTGATTCCGGTGGTTGA
- a CDS encoding multisubunit Na+/H+ antiporter MnhB subunit (product_source=COG2111; cog=COG2111; pfam=PF04039; transmembrane_helix_parts=Outside_1_41,TMhelix_42_64,Inside_65_70,TMhelix_71_90,Outside_91_104,TMhelix_105_127,Inside_128_146,TMhelix_147_169,Outside_170_188), which yields MTDPRASDGRSEAAEGAWFHSDAPAERWLLSGYSRDPRERTILLELVARVVFPTVIVFSVYLLFAGHYRSGGGFSGGLVAGQAFVLRYLAGGRLDDSSTVSMRPPVLIGIGLTTAVLTGLVPVLFGGVVLESASFTFAVPLLGKIKVVSSLFLDIGVYLLILGVVLDLLRTLGSGIEADIAAPGGGPR from the coding sequence ATGACCGATCCCCGAGCATCCGACGGGCGGAGCGAAGCGGCCGAGGGTGCCTGGTTCCACTCCGACGCTCCGGCCGAGCGCTGGTTGCTCTCCGGTTACAGCCGGGATCCCCGGGAGCGGACCATCCTGCTGGAGCTCGTCGCGCGCGTGGTATTCCCGACAGTGATCGTCTTCTCGGTGTACCTGCTGTTCGCCGGGCACTACCGCTCCGGCGGCGGATTCAGCGGTGGTCTGGTGGCGGGGCAGGCATTCGTGCTGCGCTACCTCGCGGGCGGCAGACTGGACGACAGCTCCACGGTGTCCATGCGCCCACCGGTGCTGATCGGGATCGGACTGACGACCGCCGTGCTCACCGGTCTGGTTCCGGTGCTGTTCGGCGGTGTGGTGCTGGAGAGCGCGAGCTTCACCTTCGCCGTCCCGCTGCTCGGCAAGATCAAGGTGGTAAGCAGTCTGTTCCTGGACATCGGTGTCTATCTGTTGATCCTCGGAGTGGTGCTCGACCTGCTGCGCACACTCGGATCGGGAATCGAGGCCGACATCGCCGCGCCGGGAGGTGGTCCGCGATGA
- a CDS encoding multicomponent Na+:H+ antiporter subunit G (product_source=KO:K05571; cog=COG1320; ko=KO:K05571; pfam=PF03334; superfamily=158212; tigrfam=TIGR01300; transmembrane_helix_parts=Inside_1_6,TMhelix_7_29,Outside_30_62,TMhelix_63_85,Inside_86_116), translating to MSWLDLFSAVCLIAGALSCLFGAIGLLTFPDVAARLQAATKPQTLGLVLILLGSAVHLEVRYASGLILVGLFQAITAPVLAQLVGRAAYRAGSVRRETLDTDHLARRVEHEHGRTL from the coding sequence ATGAGCTGGCTGGATCTGTTCTCAGCGGTATGTCTGATAGCCGGTGCCCTGTCCTGTCTGTTCGGTGCGATAGGATTGTTGACTTTTCCCGATGTCGCGGCCCGGCTGCAGGCGGCGACCAAGCCGCAAACCCTCGGACTCGTGCTGATACTGCTCGGCAGCGCGGTCCATCTGGAAGTGCGATACGCCTCGGGGCTCATTCTGGTCGGCCTGTTCCAGGCCATAACGGCACCGGTGTTGGCCCAGCTCGTCGGGCGTGCCGCCTACCGGGCGGGCAGCGTTCGCCGTGAAACTCTCGACACCGACCACCTTGCGCGGCGGGTCGAACACGAACACGGCCGGACTTTGTGA
- a CDS encoding multicomponent Na+:H+ antiporter subunit A (product_source=KO:K05565; cog=COG1009; ko=KO:K05565; pfam=PF00361,PF00662,PF13244; transmembrane_helix_parts=Outside_1_3,TMhelix_4_21,Inside_22_27,TMhelix_28_50,Outside_51_73,TMhelix_74_96,Inside_97_107,TMhelix_108_125,Outside_126_129,TMhelix_130_152,Inside_153_158,TMhelix_159_181,Outside_182_195,TMhelix_196_215,Inside_216_221,TMhelix_222_244,Outside_245_263,TMhelix_264_286,Inside_287_292,TMhelix_293_315,Outside_316_319,TMhelix_320_342,Inside_343_362,TMhelix_363_385,Outside_386_399,TMhelix_400_422,Inside_423_441,TMhelix_442_464,Outside_465_492,TMhelix_493_515,Inside_516_557,TMhelix_558_580,Outside_581_589,TMhelix_590_607,Inside_608_613,TMhelix_614_633,Outside_634_637,TMhelix_638_657,Inside_658_677,TMhelix_678_695,Outside_696_738,TMhelix_739_756,Inside_757_788), which produces MLALVISHLLVAFLLPPVAMRHTRAAYLVAALPPAAALCWALAHAAAVLAGNQPVERVTWSATLGLEFVFRLDTLALVMTLLVSGIGVLVLLYSRWYFETPSGDAKRSAPLLLAFAGAMFGLVLADHLLTLYIFWELTTICSFLLVGQSGVSRESRRASLQALLVTTLGGLVMLLGFIVLGETSGTYRISELAAEPPTGSAAAIATGLILVGAFTKSAQVPFHNWLPAAMVAPTPISAYLHAASMVKAGVFLVGRLTPVLSEVSYLPVVTAVFGLVTMFVGGWRALREYDLKLLLAYGTVSQLGFLMVLAGSGSYTGELALAGMLLAHGAFKATLFLVIGIVDHQTGTRDIRELSGVGRRLPWVAAMAVLAAMSMAGVPPMIGFVAKEAAFEAYLGAGPAVAVEAGLVLGSVLTVAYTARLLVGGFASKRDTMPTEVHPPPAGMLLPPAVTALLCLALGVAYPVTDELAATYAERSVGHSGEYHLGLWHGFNLPLVFSLITLFGGLTLAAYNAGLNRLRDRLPSPLDAQRGYERVMGSLERLAVGVTGRVQVGSLPTYLGIILLTVLVVPGSVLLIRVTPIEQLRWWDNVLQLPLALVILIAAAGVLRATRRITAVLLVGVIGYAIGGMFIVGGGPDLALTQFLVETLTLIAFVLVLRRLPARFTETPSSLRVRLPKVLISLAGGVFVGFAALIFSSARDTPSAVSGEYLEHAEEGTSATNVVNAIIIDFRAFDTVGELSVLAVAATGVASLVLSARSARRRKHARSDWESLAAAGRAPDERGGKGRT; this is translated from the coding sequence GTGCTCGCGCTGGTGATCTCGCACCTGCTGGTGGCGTTCCTGCTGCCTCCGGTCGCGATGCGCCACACCCGCGCCGCCTACCTCGTGGCCGCGCTGCCGCCCGCCGCTGCGCTGTGCTGGGCGCTGGCGCACGCGGCGGCGGTGCTGGCCGGTAATCAGCCCGTCGAGCGGGTGACCTGGTCGGCAACGCTGGGGCTGGAGTTCGTGTTCCGGCTGGACACCCTGGCGCTGGTGATGACGCTACTGGTGTCGGGGATCGGTGTGCTCGTCCTGCTGTACTCCAGGTGGTACTTCGAGACCCCGAGCGGGGACGCGAAACGCTCCGCCCCGCTGTTGTTGGCCTTCGCGGGTGCCATGTTCGGACTGGTACTGGCCGACCACCTGCTCACCCTCTACATCTTCTGGGAACTGACCACGATCTGCTCGTTCCTGCTCGTCGGTCAGTCCGGGGTGAGCAGGGAATCCCGCAGGGCCTCACTGCAGGCCCTGCTGGTGACCACGCTGGGCGGCCTGGTGATGCTGCTGGGGTTCATCGTGCTCGGCGAGACGAGCGGCACCTACCGGATCTCGGAACTGGCTGCCGAACCGCCCACCGGCTCCGCTGCCGCGATCGCCACCGGGCTGATTCTGGTAGGGGCGTTCACCAAGTCGGCGCAGGTTCCGTTCCACAACTGGCTGCCCGCCGCGATGGTCGCACCCACCCCGATCAGCGCCTACCTGCACGCCGCCTCCATGGTCAAAGCGGGCGTCTTCCTGGTCGGAAGGCTCACGCCGGTACTGTCCGAAGTGTCCTATCTGCCCGTGGTGACCGCGGTGTTCGGTCTGGTCACCATGTTCGTGGGCGGTTGGCGTGCGCTGCGGGAGTACGACCTCAAACTGCTGCTGGCCTACGGCACTGTCAGCCAGCTGGGATTCCTGATGGTGCTGGCGGGCTCCGGGAGCTACACCGGAGAGCTGGCACTGGCGGGCATGCTGCTGGCCCACGGTGCCTTCAAGGCCACGCTGTTCCTGGTCATCGGTATCGTCGATCACCAGACCGGCACCAGGGACATCCGTGAACTCTCGGGGGTCGGTCGCCGTCTTCCCTGGGTGGCCGCGATGGCGGTGCTGGCCGCCATGTCCATGGCCGGGGTGCCTCCGATGATCGGCTTCGTGGCGAAGGAGGCCGCGTTCGAGGCCTATCTCGGCGCCGGGCCCGCGGTCGCGGTCGAGGCGGGGCTCGTACTGGGATCCGTGCTCACGGTGGCCTACACCGCACGACTGCTGGTCGGAGGTTTCGCCTCCAAACGCGACACGATGCCCACCGAGGTCCACCCCCCGCCCGCCGGGATGCTGCTCCCACCCGCCGTCACGGCGCTGCTGTGCCTGGCGCTCGGAGTCGCCTACCCGGTGACCGACGAACTCGCCGCCACCTACGCCGAACGATCCGTGGGCCACTCCGGGGAATACCACCTGGGACTCTGGCACGGTTTCAACCTCCCGCTGGTGTTCTCCCTGATCACACTGTTCGGTGGCCTGACGCTCGCCGCCTACAACGCCGGACTGAACCGGCTGCGTGACCGGTTGCCGAGCCCGCTCGACGCCCAGCGCGGCTACGAACGCGTCATGGGCTCGCTGGAGCGGCTCGCCGTCGGGGTCACCGGCCGGGTGCAGGTGGGTTCCCTGCCCACCTACCTCGGGATCATCCTGCTCACGGTGCTGGTCGTTCCCGGCTCGGTGCTGTTGATCAGGGTTACCCCGATCGAACAGCTGCGCTGGTGGGACAACGTGCTCCAACTGCCGCTGGCGCTGGTCATCCTGATAGCCGCGGCAGGGGTGCTCCGAGCGACACGACGGATCACGGCGGTGCTGCTCGTGGGAGTCATCGGCTACGCCATCGGTGGGATGTTCATCGTCGGTGGCGGTCCCGACCTCGCACTGACCCAGTTCCTGGTGGAGACCCTGACGCTGATCGCGTTCGTGCTGGTGCTGCGCCGGTTGCCCGCCCGGTTCACCGAGACTCCCTCCTCACTTCGAGTGCGGTTGCCGAAGGTGCTGATCTCGCTGGCGGGCGGAGTGTTCGTCGGGTTCGCCGCGCTGATCTTCAGCTCGGCGCGCGACACCCCCTCGGCGGTGAGCGGGGAGTACCTGGAACACGCGGAGGAGGGCACCTCCGCCACCAACGTGGTCAACGCGATCATCATCGACTTCCGTGCCTTCGACACCGTGGGCGAACTCTCGGTACTGGCCGTGGCCGCCACCGGAGTGGCCAGCCTGGTGCTCAGTGCCAGGTCCGCACGTCGCAGGAAACACGCCAGGTCCGACTGGGAATCCCTGGCCGCGGCCGGGCGGGCTCCCGACGAACGCGGCGGAAAGGGGCGCACATGA
- a CDS encoding multicomponent Na+:H+ antiporter subunit C (product_source=KO:K05567; cog=COG1006; ko=KO:K05567; pfam=PF00420; transmembrane_helix_parts=Outside_1_4,TMhelix_5_24,Inside_25_30,TMhelix_31_53,Outside_54_72,TMhelix_73_95,Inside_96_140): MNTVNLTMAIVLGGLYATGFYLLLQRSLMRVLLGIVILGHGANLLLQLAGGSQAGRPPMLGDAPIERMADPLPQAMALTAIVITFALTTFLLALAYRAWQLLGHDEVQDDVEDRRIRRLEAELAEGDEETERELDSEATR, translated from the coding sequence ATGAACACCGTGAACCTGACGATGGCGATCGTGCTCGGCGGGCTCTACGCCACCGGGTTCTACCTGCTGCTGCAGCGTTCCCTGATGCGCGTGCTGCTGGGCATCGTGATCCTCGGGCACGGCGCCAACCTGCTGTTGCAGCTGGCGGGTGGCAGTCAGGCCGGACGCCCCCCGATGCTCGGCGATGCCCCGATCGAGCGGATGGCCGATCCGTTGCCGCAGGCCATGGCCCTCACGGCCATCGTTATCACCTTCGCCTTGACCACATTCCTGCTCGCCCTCGCCTACCGCGCCTGGCAGTTGCTCGGGCACGACGAGGTGCAGGACGACGTGGAGGACCGCAGGATCCGCAGGTTGGAGGCCGAGTTGGCCGAAGGGGACGAGGAGACCGAGCGGGAACTGGATTCGGAGGCCACCCGGTGA
- a CDS encoding choline/glycine/proline betaine transport protein (product_source=KO:K02168; cog=COG1292; ko=KO:K02168; pfam=PF02028; superfamily=55469; tigrfam=TIGR00842; transmembrane_helix_parts=Inside_1_12,TMhelix_13_35,Outside_36_49,TMhelix_50_69,Inside_70_88,TMhelix_89_111,Outside_112_138,TMhelix_139_161,Inside_162_180,TMhelix_181_203,Outside_204_226,TMhelix_227_249,Inside_250_255,TMhelix_256_278,Outside_279_319,TMhelix_320_342,Inside_343_348,TMhelix_349_368,Outside_369_401,TMhelix_402_424,Inside_425_451,TMhelix_452_474,Outside_475_483,TMhelix_484_506,Inside_507_554), which translates to MKQHLKEHTNPPVFITSGILVIAFVLWGVLAPANLNTVSSNVNSFITTNFEWLYILSATFFVVFVLAIMVSRFGTIRIGPPESRPEYSNLAWFAMLFTAGMGIGLVFYAVAEPVWHFGNPPIGEADTQAAAQRAMNFTFFHWGLHPWAIYIVLGLALGYFAFRKGLPLRPAAAFYPLIGNWIYRWPGHIVDVLAVFGTLFGLATSLGLGGNQVGAGLNAVFGIENTTMLQVIIILAITAVAVVSVMFGIDKGIRNLSLINLWLAFVLMLFVFFFGPTLDLLNMLASNVGYYFQHLPELSFQTFPNNGNGGAQAWQADWTLFYWGWWIAWSPFVGMFIARISYGRTIRNFIGGAMFAPVGASFVWLSIFGNSGLRSVLSGSEDGQALADAGFNKAMFVLLDQLPVADIFSILASVLAVVVVVLFFATSSDSGSLVVDILTNGGDPNPKWQQRLFWAIAEGVIACVLLAAGAAAGADALGALQTASIVTGLPFCIVLLLMCLGIAKALSQERPNLAVQREPSPVEGIRSSAARTRSGASTGSGSGSDGSGKRDSDS; encoded by the coding sequence ATGAAACAGCATCTGAAAGAGCACACCAATCCCCCGGTGTTCATCACCTCGGGGATCCTGGTGATCGCTTTCGTGCTTTGGGGTGTGCTCGCTCCGGCGAATCTGAACACCGTCTCAAGCAATGTGAATAGCTTCATCACCACCAACTTCGAGTGGCTCTACATCCTCTCGGCCACGTTCTTCGTGGTCTTCGTGCTGGCGATCATGGTCAGCCGCTTCGGAACGATCCGGATCGGTCCCCCGGAATCCCGGCCGGAGTACAGCAATCTCGCCTGGTTCGCGATGCTGTTCACCGCCGGTATGGGTATCGGCCTGGTCTTCTACGCCGTCGCCGAGCCGGTCTGGCACTTCGGGAACCCGCCGATCGGTGAGGCCGACACCCAGGCCGCGGCGCAACGCGCGATGAACTTCACGTTCTTCCACTGGGGCTTGCATCCGTGGGCGATCTACATCGTGCTCGGCCTCGCACTGGGCTACTTCGCTTTCCGCAAGGGCCTGCCGCTGCGTCCGGCCGCCGCCTTCTACCCGCTGATCGGCAACTGGATCTACCGCTGGCCCGGGCACATCGTCGACGTGCTCGCGGTGTTCGGCACGCTGTTCGGCCTGGCGACCTCGCTGGGGCTCGGCGGTAACCAGGTCGGTGCCGGTCTCAACGCGGTGTTCGGCATCGAGAACACCACGATGCTGCAGGTCATCATCATTCTGGCGATCACGGCCGTGGCCGTGGTCTCGGTCATGTTCGGCATCGACAAGGGCATCCGGAACCTCTCGCTGATCAACCTGTGGTTGGCGTTCGTCCTGATGCTGTTCGTGTTCTTCTTCGGTCCCACGCTGGACCTGCTGAACATGCTGGCCAGCAACGTCGGCTACTACTTCCAGCACCTGCCGGAGCTGAGCTTCCAGACCTTCCCGAACAACGGCAACGGCGGCGCTCAGGCGTGGCAGGCCGACTGGACGCTGTTCTACTGGGGCTGGTGGATCGCCTGGTCGCCGTTCGTGGGTATGTTCATCGCCCGGATCTCCTATGGCCGGACGATCCGCAACTTCATCGGCGGCGCCATGTTCGCCCCGGTCGGTGCCTCCTTCGTGTGGCTGAGCATCTTCGGCAACTCCGGCCTGCGTAGTGTGCTCTCCGGCTCCGAGGACGGTCAGGCACTCGCCGATGCCGGGTTCAACAAGGCGATGTTCGTGTTGCTGGACCAGCTCCCGGTGGCCGACATCTTCTCGATCCTCGCCTCCGTGCTCGCGGTGGTCGTGGTCGTGCTGTTCTTCGCCACCTCCTCGGACTCCGGTTCGCTGGTGGTCGACATCCTCACCAACGGTGGCGACCCGAATCCGAAGTGGCAGCAGCGACTGTTCTGGGCGATCGCGGAAGGTGTCATCGCCTGTGTGCTGCTCGCCGCCGGTGCGGCCGCCGGCGCCGACGCACTCGGTGCGCTGCAGACCGCCTCGATCGTGACCGGGCTGCCGTTCTGCATCGTGCTGTTGCTGATGTGCCTGGGTATCGCCAAGGCGCTCAGCCAAGAGCGGCCCAACTTGGCCGTGCAGCGTGAGCCCAGCCCGGTGGAGGGCATCCGCAGCAGTGCTGCCAGGACGCGTTCGGGCGCGAGCACCGGTAGTGGTTCCGGTTCGGACGGCTCCGGCAAGAGGGACTCCGACTCCTGA
- a CDS encoding putative membrane protein (product_source=COG5438; cleavage_site_network=SignalP-noTM; cog=COG5438; superfamily=50104; transmembrane_helix_parts=Inside_1_11,TMhelix_12_34,Outside_35_87,TMhelix_88_105,Inside_106_122), whose protein sequence is MTEATRRRSAPVRLFCSLLFCFAILLAGQSGVAVAAESQVRPVVAESATSESPSRATHGVASREDGHTVAQSEGNSPSDDPEGGQDRRTVIGALGVVLVVGVLLLRRKRGKQSLMVRWRKRS, encoded by the coding sequence GTGACCGAAGCCACGCGACGCCGTTCGGCGCCGGTGCGCCTGTTCTGCTCGTTGCTGTTCTGCTTCGCGATCCTCCTCGCGGGGCAGTCCGGAGTCGCGGTGGCCGCCGAATCCCAAGTCCGTCCGGTGGTGGCCGAGTCCGCCACCTCCGAAAGTCCGAGCCGCGCTACGCACGGCGTCGCGTCGCGTGAGGACGGTCACACGGTGGCGCAGTCGGAGGGGAACTCCCCCTCTGACGATCCAGAGGGCGGGCAGGACCGCAGAACCGTGATCGGCGCGCTCGGTGTCGTCCTCGTCGTCGGGGTACTGTTGCTCCGTCGCAAGCGCGGCAAGCAGTCGCTCATGGTTCGGTGGCGCAAACGCAGCTGA
- a CDS encoding multicomponent Na+:H+ antiporter subunit F (product_source=KO:K05570; cog=COG2212; ko=KO:K05570; pfam=PF04066; transmembrane_helix_parts=Outside_1_3,TMhelix_4_26,Inside_27_32,TMhelix_33_55,Outside_56_59,TMhelix_60_82,Inside_83_89): protein MMGVVFAITFGLLCLAGLLSLVRLLLGRGTLDRIVALDVFITLIVAATCVGMGMNEDGSNVALAAAFALLAFIGSVSAARLVEKKESHR, encoded by the coding sequence ATGATGGGCGTGGTGTTCGCTATCACATTCGGTTTGTTGTGTCTGGCCGGATTGCTTTCTCTGGTGCGTTTGCTGCTCGGACGGGGCACTTTGGATCGCATAGTGGCGTTGGACGTGTTCATCACGTTGATCGTCGCCGCCACATGTGTGGGGATGGGCATGAACGAGGACGGATCGAATGTCGCGTTGGCCGCGGCATTCGCCCTGCTGGCGTTTATCGGTTCGGTCAGCGCCGCTCGTCTCGTCGAGAAGAAGGAGTCGCATCGATGA